One genomic segment of Burkholderiaceae bacterium includes these proteins:
- a CDS encoding MltA domain-containing protein, whose translation MRSLPALAVLLAGTACAPLSQLMAPTPAPMAAPPAVTPAPVPAPVPEPAPAVVPPPALEGGSVAGRARSFSTRLATYTAASFDALPGWGRDDFIAGWPAFLGSCQSLARRKTEWKELCARARQVDGKSEAAIRGFYEHEFSVYQIRDDDRRTEGVVTGYFEPEVPGSRRYAPPFVYPVYATPTDMVMLDTRTLPKGSKGTVAARVEGREVEIQKGLSTRDMNARNLYALDLSDVEASTIDRRARLRIDGRRLVPYYTRQEIEARGAPNAAVLAFVRDANALYELQVQGSGRIRLPDGEMIRIAYAEQNGHPFRPMLAHASNGKSKGVRVRGAFVELQLDEDDDPQDVTQGVLTRGFALVHPARSGPMAVPGHKLPAGVVAGTGNTDPSYVFFKEEPASVTGVVGALGVPLTAGRSIAVDPRSTPLGYPVFVSTRDPASGAPIQRLTLAQDTGGAIRGAVRADYFFGFGSDAADSARRMKQRGQMWVLLPRGMTVAAVAPGSGPRTRGASVDLANCLVADDDTCVEGGGDSAP comes from the coding sequence ATGCGGTCCTTGCCGGCGTTGGCCGTGTTGCTGGCCGGCACGGCCTGCGCGCCCCTGTCGCAGCTGATGGCTCCGACGCCGGCACCCATGGCAGCGCCGCCAGCCGTCACGCCCGCGCCCGTGCCCGCGCCCGTGCCCGAGCCGGCACCCGCTGTCGTGCCGCCACCGGCACTCGAAGGCGGCAGCGTGGCGGGACGGGCACGCAGTTTCTCCACCCGCCTGGCCACCTACACGGCCGCCAGCTTCGATGCCTTGCCGGGCTGGGGGCGCGACGACTTCATTGCCGGCTGGCCGGCGTTTCTGGGCAGCTGCCAATCGCTGGCGCGCCGCAAGACCGAGTGGAAGGAACTGTGCGCGCGTGCGCGGCAGGTCGATGGCAAGAGCGAAGCGGCCATCCGTGGCTTCTACGAGCATGAATTCAGCGTCTACCAGATCCGGGATGACGATCGCCGTACCGAAGGCGTGGTCACGGGCTACTTCGAGCCCGAGGTGCCGGGCAGCCGGCGCTATGCGCCGCCGTTCGTGTACCCGGTCTACGCCACCCCGACCGACATGGTGATGCTGGATACGCGGACCCTTCCCAAGGGCAGCAAAGGCACCGTGGCCGCGCGGGTGGAGGGCAGGGAGGTCGAGATCCAGAAGGGGCTGTCCACGCGCGACATGAATGCGCGCAACCTCTACGCGCTGGATCTTTCCGATGTCGAGGCCAGCACGATCGATCGACGGGCGCGCCTGCGCATCGACGGGCGCCGACTGGTGCCGTACTACACGCGGCAGGAGATCGAGGCGCGTGGCGCGCCCAACGCGGCGGTGCTGGCCTTCGTGCGCGACGCCAATGCGCTGTACGAACTGCAGGTCCAGGGCTCGGGCCGCATCCGCCTGCCGGATGGCGAGATGATTCGCATCGCCTACGCCGAACAGAACGGCCACCCCTTCCGCCCGATGCTGGCGCATGCGTCCAATGGCAAGTCCAAGGGTGTCCGCGTGCGGGGCGCGTTCGTCGAACTTCAGCTGGATGAAGACGATGATCCGCAGGACGTGACGCAAGGCGTTCTCACGCGTGGTTTCGCACTGGTGCACCCCGCGCGCAGCGGTCCGATGGCCGTGCCGGGGCACAAGCTGCCGGCGGGCGTGGTCGCGGGGACGGGCAACACCGATCCCAGCTACGTGTTTTTCAAGGAAGAGCCCGCGAGCGTGACCGGGGTGGTGGGCGCGCTCGGCGTGCCCCTGACCGCCGGACGCTCGATCGCGGTCGACCCGCGCAGCACCCCGCTGGGTTACCCGGTCTTCGTGTCGACGCGCGACCCGGCCAGCGGCGCGCCCATTCAGCGCCTGACCCTGGCGCAGGATACCGGCGGCGCCATTCGTGGCGCGGTCCGGGCGGACTATTTCTTCGGCTTTGGCTCCGATGCGGCCGATTCGGCCCGCCGCATGAAGCAGCGCGGACAGATGTGGGTGCTGCTGCCGCGCGGCATGACGGTGGCGGCCGTCGCACCCGGCAGCGGACCGCGCACGCGCGGCGCCAGCGTCGACCTGGCCAACTGTCTGGTTGCCGATGACGACACCTGTGTCGAAGGCGGCGGCGATTCGGCTCCATGA
- a CDS encoding protein kinase: MSTPDDLTRIATAPTGSDVSVADDATRVLSADSAAAMRAEESSASIDLGAGALAPGTRLVEFEITRVIGQGGFGVVYEAWDHTLERVVALKEYLPTTLATRAADGTIHPLSERQRETFELGMRSFINEARLLAQFDHPSLVKVYRFWEERGTTYMVMPCYQGRTLRQALAASGPDGVDEAWLLAVVDGVSQALGVMHAAHCFHRDIAPDNIMLLEGSERPVVLDFGAARRVISDKTQAITVILKPGYAPIEQYAEMPDMKQGAWTDVYALAAVMHLAVTGRVPPPSVGRVMTDGYVPLASDAALSQRYSPALLSAIDAGLAVRPEARPQSMAALRALLGLGAAAADGAATVLAAAAPMSSRLAPADPTTQAPSRRTAMPWTILALVLALVAAGGAWWWSQRGPAPKPTGTPAVAQGSPAAARAPAPPAAEPTPASQPAQSNAPPPTPPAPAPLPAARTPAESLRALALGAAADVRVTARPNKPEVAIGKDRLGFSVTSNRAGYVYVFLLDTQGELYMLFPNALDKRNQIAPNQTIELPRASWPMESGGPAGTDRFAVLVSALERDFTQSGVLARGVFAQFPAPVLASLERTRGSGPTPLLGQPMCPGGASRCDDVYGVAHFEIAEK; this comes from the coding sequence ATGAGCACGCCCGACGACCTCACGCGCATCGCCACCGCCCCCACGGGCAGTGATGTGTCGGTTGCCGACGATGCCACCCGGGTGCTGTCCGCCGATTCGGCGGCGGCCATGCGGGCGGAGGAGTCGAGCGCGTCGATCGATCTTGGTGCCGGTGCGCTGGCGCCGGGCACCCGGCTGGTCGAGTTCGAGATCACGCGGGTGATCGGGCAGGGTGGATTCGGCGTGGTCTATGAGGCATGGGACCACACCCTGGAGCGTGTGGTGGCCCTGAAGGAATACCTGCCCACCACGCTGGCCACGCGCGCCGCGGACGGCACCATTCACCCCCTGTCGGAGCGCCAGCGCGAGACCTTCGAGCTGGGCATGCGCTCGTTCATCAACGAGGCGCGCCTGCTGGCGCAGTTCGACCACCCCTCGCTGGTCAAGGTCTACCGCTTCTGGGAAGAACGCGGCACGACCTACATGGTGATGCCATGCTACCAGGGGCGCACCCTGCGGCAGGCCCTGGCGGCCAGCGGGCCGGACGGCGTCGACGAGGCCTGGCTGCTGGCGGTGGTCGATGGCGTCAGCCAGGCCCTGGGCGTCATGCACGCCGCGCACTGCTTTCACCGCGACATCGCGCCCGACAACATCATGCTGCTGGAGGGCAGCGAACGCCCCGTGGTGCTGGACTTCGGCGCCGCGCGCCGCGTCATCAGCGACAAGACCCAGGCCATCACGGTGATCCTGAAGCCGGGTTACGCGCCGATCGAGCAGTATGCCGAGATGCCGGACATGAAGCAGGGCGCCTGGACCGACGTCTATGCCCTGGCCGCCGTGATGCACCTGGCGGTCACGGGACGGGTTCCTCCACCTTCGGTTGGGCGTGTGATGACCGACGGCTACGTTCCGCTGGCCAGCGATGCGGCCCTGTCGCAACGCTACAGCCCGGCGCTCCTGAGCGCCATCGACGCCGGCCTGGCCGTGCGGCCCGAGGCACGGCCGCAGTCCATGGCCGCGCTGCGAGCCCTGCTGGGGCTGGGCGCCGCGGCCGCCGATGGCGCGGCCACGGTGCTGGCCGCGGCGGCGCCCATGTCTTCCAGGTTGGCTCCCGCGGATCCGACGACGCAGGCCCCGTCGCGCCGCACCGCAATGCCCTGGACGATTCTGGCTCTCGTGCTGGCGCTCGTGGCGGCCGGTGGCGCCTGGTGGTGGAGCCAGCGCGGCCCGGCGCCCAAGCCCACCGGTACGCCGGCTGTTGCGCAGGGTTCCCCGGCGGCCGCAAGGGCTCCTGCGCCGCCTGCCGCCGAGCCAACCCCCGCATCCCAGCCGGCCCAGTCCAACGCGCCGCCACCCACGCCGCCCGCGCCGGCGCCATTGCCTGCCGCGCGCACGCCAGCGGAATCCTTGCGGGCCTTGGCACTCGGCGCTGCCGCCGACGTGCGCGTCACGGCGCGCCCCAACAAGCCCGAGGTCGCGATCGGCAAGGATCGGCTGGGCTTTTCCGTGACCAGCAACCGGGCGGGCTATGTCTATGTTTTCCTGCTGGACACCCAGGGCGAGCTCTACATGCTGTTTCCCAACGCGCTCGACAAGCGCAACCAGATCGCGCCCAACCAGACGATCGAGCTGCCGCGTGCCTCATGGCCCATGGAGTCCGGGGGGCCCGCCGGCACGGATCGGTTCGCCGTGCTGGTCAGCGCCCTGGAGCGCGACTTCACCCAGTCCGGGGTGCTTGCGCGCGGGGTGTTCGCGCAGTTTCCGGCCCCGGTGCTGGCTTCGCTGGAACGCACCCGCGGCAGCGGGCCGACGCCCCTGCTGGGCCAGCCCATGTGCCCCGGTGGGGCATCTCGCTGCGACGATGTCTATGGCGTCGCGCACTTCGAGATCGCCGAGAAATGA
- the tagF gene encoding type VI secretion system-associated protein TagF translates to MNALPGWWGKLPGTGDFVCRRLSDAVRARLDEWLQVELGALRRRHAGWQTAYLGAPLWQFAAGAGLLTQEAWLGVMMPSVDRVGRYFPLLIVQPMPQIVVASQAWWDGATQAALQALHDDCGPQGLDDALVARFGAMKPGATSTDGCQRVEPGGSLWRSAAGTGAPLACAGWPRDAHFDLLFDLAGLPATAGPVG, encoded by the coding sequence TTGAACGCGCTGCCTGGGTGGTGGGGCAAGCTGCCCGGGACCGGAGACTTTGTTTGTCGACGCCTGTCGGATGCCGTGCGCGCCCGGCTGGATGAGTGGTTGCAGGTGGAACTCGGCGCGCTGCGCCGGCGCCATGCGGGGTGGCAGACAGCGTACCTGGGAGCGCCGCTGTGGCAATTCGCAGCCGGCGCCGGGCTGCTGACGCAGGAGGCCTGGCTCGGCGTGATGATGCCGTCGGTCGATCGGGTGGGGCGGTATTTCCCCTTGCTGATCGTGCAGCCCATGCCGCAGATCGTTGTTGCGTCGCAGGCCTGGTGGGATGGTGCGACCCAAGCGGCCCTGCAGGCCCTGCACGACGATTGCGGCCCGCAGGGCCTGGACGATGCGCTGGTGGCCCGGTTCGGCGCGATGAAGCCGGGCGCGACGTCCACGGACGGGTGCCAGCGGGTCGAACCGGGCGGCAGCCTGTGGCGCAGCGCGGCGGGCACAGGGGCTCCACTGGCGTGCGCCGGCTGGCCGCGCGATGCGCATTTCGATCTGCTGTTCGATCTGGCGGGGCTGCCCGCCACGGCGGGGCCTGTTGGATGA
- the tssM gene encoding type VI secretion system membrane subunit TssM yields the protein MGSLLRTLLSPIATVLRALLTPAVLMVLALLTLALLVWWIGPVVRVGDAAPLAGVGVRAALIGVLALLVLGPYVWRRVRARRASRILTEQLTREAPGKPARPAAPGESQVLGERFGEAMQTLRQMRLHRAGGKPGWRDWLSVSGGSYLYELPWYVFVGAPGSGKTTALVNSGLSFPLAEKYGPGAIAGVGGTRNCDWWFTDEAVLIDTAGRYTTQDSDQSGDKQAWEAFLDLLKKTRPRRPLNGVVLTLSAADLLQQGVAERSAHAAALRARLQELDERLKERLPVYVLVTKADLLHGFMAYFDDLGKAQRAQVLGFTLPPQEGGELAEKGVSSFFGREFGLLSQRLADGLIDRLQHESDPARRTEIFAFPAQFAALGPALEDVLDQVFVGSRYAQSPWVRGVYFTSGTQEGSPIDRVMGSLARSFALPRAALPAQTAGGRSYFLTTLLKEVVFPEQRLAGTDLRAERRRHIGRNAALAGALLVTLGLLGLGGFSAWRNTRYLAAVDAQVPAMRERLAALPEQVQDPRQGMAALGPTLQALRDVWRVPENGMGQPPVTMTLGLYQGDKIDTAAEIAHRHALDEVLLPLVARRVEAQLRGAGKDNLEFTYEALKAYLMLFQPQHFDAQALKAWVTLDWSRLLDQGVTEERMRQLEQQLDALVANGPPRMPLQMDEALVRDVRALLASYPLELRVFSRLKRLRLGSDVPAFSVANAAGPSAPLVFERASGKPLTDGVPGLFTYDGYHQRFQQAVAQITPQLAAEEPWVLGQPGNVASRLQGAAALGDLTDRVRGLYLQEYVKHWEALLSDLHLVRASGLEKNIEIARILSSADSPLGRLLRAVVKETTLIPPRKDGATAGALDRAAEAVRGTRRNLEELIGGSSATAKAAPGKPIESIVDDRFAALRQLATAPAPGQPAPMDDVLKLFNEVYVYLNAVDTALKSRNSPPPGDVAGKLRADAARLPEPVRSMVENLSQTGAAQARVAERGNLSQDLRPVTEFCERAISGRYPFDPNSPRDVLPEDFGQMFGPGGLMDDFFQKRLAPLVDTSTRPWRYKPVADRGAVTPAALVQFERAARIRDIFFRAGGRAPSIRLDFRPVEMDASITQFILDVDGQLVRYAHGPAVPMAVQWPGPRGSNQVRIQLNPPSATGGASGMTVDGPWALFRAFDKSQLEPGGAPERFFVTFAIDGRRARFEVTANSVQHPVRLRELREFKCPQGL from the coding sequence ATGGGCTCCCTGCTGCGAACCCTGCTGTCGCCCATCGCCACGGTGCTGCGGGCGCTGCTGACGCCTGCCGTGCTCATGGTGCTGGCCCTGCTCACCCTGGCCCTGCTGGTCTGGTGGATCGGGCCGGTGGTGCGCGTCGGCGACGCCGCGCCGCTGGCCGGCGTGGGCGTGAGGGCGGCGCTGATCGGCGTGCTGGCGCTGCTGGTGCTGGGCCCCTACGTGTGGCGCCGCGTGCGCGCCCGGCGTGCCAGCCGCATCCTGACCGAGCAGCTGACGCGCGAAGCGCCAGGCAAGCCGGCCCGGCCTGCCGCGCCGGGTGAATCGCAGGTGCTGGGCGAGCGCTTTGGCGAGGCCATGCAGACCCTGCGGCAGATGCGCCTGCATCGCGCGGGCGGCAAGCCTGGCTGGCGCGACTGGCTGTCGGTGTCGGGTGGCAGCTACCTGTATGAATTGCCGTGGTATGTGTTTGTCGGCGCGCCCGGGTCGGGCAAGACCACGGCGCTGGTCAACTCGGGCCTGAGCTTTCCGCTGGCCGAGAAGTACGGGCCCGGTGCGATTGCCGGCGTGGGCGGCACCCGCAACTGCGACTGGTGGTTCACCGACGAGGCGGTGCTGATCGACACCGCCGGGCGCTACACCACGCAGGACAGCGACCAAAGCGGCGACAAGCAGGCCTGGGAGGCCTTCCTCGACCTGCTCAAGAAGACCCGTCCGCGCCGCCCGCTCAACGGCGTGGTGCTGACGCTCAGCGCGGCCGACCTGTTGCAGCAGGGCGTGGCCGAGCGCAGCGCGCACGCCGCCGCCCTGCGCGCCCGCCTGCAGGAGCTCGACGAGCGCCTGAAGGAACGCCTGCCGGTCTACGTGCTGGTCACCAAGGCCGATCTGCTGCACGGCTTCATGGCGTACTTCGACGACCTGGGCAAGGCCCAGCGCGCGCAGGTGCTGGGCTTTACCCTGCCGCCGCAGGAAGGCGGGGAACTGGCGGAAAAGGGCGTTTCGAGTTTCTTCGGGCGTGAGTTCGGCCTGCTCAGCCAACGCTTGGCGGACGGCTTGATCGATCGCCTGCAGCATGAGAGCGATCCCGCGCGCCGCACCGAGATCTTCGCCTTTCCGGCGCAGTTTGCCGCCCTGGGTCCCGCGCTGGAGGACGTGCTCGACCAGGTGTTCGTCGGCTCGCGCTACGCCCAGTCGCCCTGGGTGCGGGGGGTGTATTTCACCAGCGGCACGCAGGAAGGCAGCCCCATCGACCGGGTCATGGGCAGCCTGGCCCGCAGCTTTGCACTGCCGCGCGCCGCCCTGCCGGCCCAGACCGCAGGTGGACGAAGCTACTTCCTGACCACCCTGCTCAAGGAAGTGGTGTTCCCCGAGCAGCGCCTGGCCGGAACCGACCTGCGAGCCGAGCGGCGCCGCCACATCGGGCGCAACGCCGCCCTCGCGGGCGCCTTGCTGGTCACCCTGGGGCTCTTGGGGCTGGGCGGCTTCAGCGCCTGGCGCAACACGCGCTACCTGGCGGCGGTCGACGCCCAGGTGCCCGCGATGCGCGAACGCCTGGCGGCCTTGCCCGAGCAGGTGCAGGACCCCCGGCAGGGCATGGCCGCGCTGGGCCCGACCCTGCAGGCGCTGCGCGACGTCTGGCGCGTTCCCGAGAACGGTATGGGCCAGCCCCCGGTGACCATGACGCTGGGGCTTTATCAGGGCGACAAGATCGACACGGCGGCTGAGATCGCGCACCGCCACGCCCTGGATGAGGTGCTGCTGCCCCTGGTGGCGCGCCGGGTCGAGGCGCAGCTGCGCGGCGCTGGCAAGGACAACCTCGAATTCACCTACGAAGCCCTGAAGGCGTATCTGATGCTGTTCCAGCCGCAGCATTTCGATGCGCAGGCGCTCAAGGCCTGGGTCACGCTGGACTGGTCGCGCCTGCTCGATCAGGGCGTCACCGAGGAGCGCATGCGCCAGCTCGAGCAGCAGCTCGACGCGCTGGTGGCCAACGGCCCGCCGCGCATGCCCTTGCAGATGGACGAGGCCCTGGTGCGCGACGTGCGGGCGCTGCTGGCCAGCTATCCGCTCGAGCTGCGTGTCTTCAGCCGGCTCAAGCGGCTGCGCCTGGGCAGCGACGTGCCGGCCTTCAGCGTGGCCAATGCCGCTGGCCCGTCGGCGCCGCTGGTGTTCGAGCGCGCCAGCGGCAAACCGCTGACCGATGGCGTGCCGGGCCTGTTCACCTACGACGGCTATCACCAGCGCTTTCAGCAGGCTGTGGCTCAGATCACGCCCCAGCTGGCGGCCGAGGAGCCGTGGGTGCTGGGCCAGCCGGGCAACGTGGCATCGCGCCTGCAGGGCGCCGCGGCGCTGGGCGATCTGACGGACCGGGTGCGCGGCCTGTACCTGCAGGAATACGTCAAGCATTGGGAAGCCTTGCTGTCCGACCTGCACCTGGTGCGCGCCAGCGGGCTGGAAAAAAACATCGAGATCGCCCGCATCCTCTCCAGCGCCGACTCGCCGCTGGGTCGCCTGCTGCGCGCCGTGGTCAAGGAAACCACCCTGATTCCGCCCAGGAAGGATGGCGCCACGGCCGGCGCGCTGGACCGCGCCGCCGAGGCCGTGCGCGGCACGCGGCGCAACCTGGAGGAGCTGATCGGTGGTTCCTCGGCCACGGCCAAGGCCGCGCCCGGTAAACCCATCGAGAGCATCGTCGACGATCGCTTCGCGGCCCTGCGGCAGCTGGCCACGGCGCCGGCGCCCGGGCAGCCGGCACCGATGGACGATGTGCTCAAGCTGTTCAACGAGGTTTACGTGTACCTGAATGCGGTCGACACGGCCCTCAAGAGCCGCAACTCGCCGCCGCCCGGTGACGTCGCCGGCAAGCTGCGTGCCGACGCCGCGCGCCTGCCCGAGCCGGTGCGCTCGATGGTGGAAAACCTCAGCCAGACCGGCGCCGCACAGGCCCGGGTGGCCGAGCGCGGCAACCTCAGCCAGGACCTGCGACCGGTGACCGAGTTCTGCGAACGGGCCATTTCAGGGCGCTATCCGTTCGACCCCAACAGCCCGCGCGACGTGCTGCCCGAAGACTTCGGCCAGATGTTCGGGCCCGGTGGCCTGATGGATGATTTCTTCCAGAAACGCCTGGCGCCCTTGGTCGACACCAGCACGCGGCCCTGGCGCTACAAGCCGGTGGCCGATCGCGGCGCCGTCACGCCGGCGGCGCTGGTCCAGTTCGAACGCGCCGCACGCATCCGCGACATCTTCTTTCGCGCCGGCGGGCGCGCACCCTCGATCCGGCTCGACTTTCGCCCGGTGGAGATGGACGCCAGCATCACCCAGTTCATCCTCGACGTCGATGGGCAGCTGGTGCGCTACGCCCATGGTCCCGCGGTGCCCATGGCGGTGCAATGGCCGGGCCCGCGCGGCAGCAACCAGGTGCGGATTCAGCTCAATCCGCCGTCGGCCACGGGCGGTGCCTCGGGCATGACGGTCGACGGCCCGTGGGCCTTGTTCCGGGCGTTCGACAAGTCGCAGCTCGAACCGGGCGGCGCGCCCGAGCGCTTTTTCGTCACCTTCGCCATCGACGGTCGCCGCGCGCGCTTCGAGGTCACGGCCAACAGCGTGCAGCACCCGGTGCGATTGCGCGAGTTGCGGGAGTTCAAATGTCCGCAAGGTCTTTGA
- a CDS encoding DotU family type VI secretion system protein, whose translation MSNAPDPFAAFETERTIVKPQPRHGASAPPPSSSAGGTASDAPPADLGHLAALNPLVAAATPLLLLAARLRGMVQPADAGALRTAAGEAVRRFDADARAAGSAPEAVLGARYVLCTAVDEAVANTPWGVQAGWNKQSLLVQFHNETWGGEKVFQLLARLAQDVPAHRSLLELIYCVLALGFEGRYRVLDNGRSQLESVRQRLAELIHKDRPPLEADLSPHWRGQGLVGQALRHAVPLWVVSAALLLVLAVAWFGARVVLGQRSDSTYAAVAALRAPGVPTPPPAAMPAAPRLARFLEPEIREGLVTVTDEADRSTVRLRGDSFFASGSADPMPRTHPVLGRIAHALSEVQGAVLITGHSDNVPIRSLRFPSNWQLSTARAEAVKAALAVTVAPQRMRAEGRADAEPVASNDTADGRAQNRRVDIVLFTNPASASPAGSGAR comes from the coding sequence ATGAGCAATGCACCGGACCCCTTCGCGGCCTTCGAAACCGAGCGGACCATCGTCAAGCCGCAGCCGCGCCATGGTGCCTCGGCGCCGCCGCCGTCCTCGAGCGCCGGCGGGACGGCGTCCGATGCCCCGCCGGCCGACCTGGGGCATCTGGCCGCGCTCAATCCGCTGGTCGCCGCCGCGACGCCGCTGCTTTTGCTGGCGGCGCGCCTGCGCGGCATGGTCCAGCCCGCCGACGCGGGGGCCCTGCGCACGGCCGCCGGCGAGGCCGTGCGCCGCTTCGACGCCGATGCCAGGGCCGCCGGCTCCGCGCCCGAGGCGGTGCTGGGAGCGCGCTACGTCCTGTGCACCGCGGTGGACGAGGCCGTGGCCAACACGCCCTGGGGCGTGCAGGCGGGCTGGAACAAGCAGAGCCTGCTGGTTCAGTTTCACAACGAGACCTGGGGTGGCGAGAAGGTGTTTCAGCTGCTGGCGCGCCTGGCCCAGGACGTGCCGGCGCACCGATCCCTGCTGGAGCTGATCTACTGCGTGCTGGCGCTGGGCTTCGAAGGCCGCTACCGGGTGCTGGACAACGGCCGCAGCCAGCTCGAGAGCGTGCGCCAGCGCCTGGCCGAGCTGATCCACAAGGACCGCCCGCCCCTGGAGGCCGATCTCTCGCCGCACTGGCGCGGGCAGGGCCTGGTCGGGCAGGCCCTGCGCCACGCCGTCCCCCTGTGGGTGGTGTCGGCGGCATTGCTGCTGGTGCTGGCCGTGGCCTGGTTCGGCGCGCGCGTGGTGCTGGGCCAGCGCTCCGATTCCACCTACGCGGCGGTGGCGGCCCTGCGCGCGCCCGGGGTGCCCACGCCGCCGCCGGCCGCCATGCCGGCGGCTCCGCGCCTGGCGCGTTTTCTGGAGCCGGAGATTCGCGAGGGCCTGGTCACGGTCACCGACGAGGCCGACCGCAGCACCGTGCGCCTGCGCGGCGACAGCTTTTTCGCCTCGGGCAGCGCCGACCCGATGCCGCGCACGCACCCGGTGCTGGGGCGGATTGCCCACGCCCTGTCCGAGGTGCAGGGCGCGGTGCTGATCACCGGGCACTCGGACAACGTGCCGATCCGCTCGTTGCGCTTCCCGTCCAACTGGCAGCTCTCGACGGCCCGCGCCGAGGCCGTGAAGGCGGCCCTGGCCGTGACCGTGGCGCCGCAGCGCATGCGCGCCGAGGGCCGGGCCGACGCCGAGCCGGTCGCCTCCAACGACACCGCCGACGGCCGGGCCCAGAACCGGCGGGTCGACATCGTCCTGTTCACCAACCCCGCCAGCGCGTCCCCCGCGGGCTCGGGAGCACGGTGA
- the tssK gene encoding type VI secretion system baseplate subunit TssK — MSWRSKVVWSEGMLLQPQHLQQSERNADHVRHVAMRATVAWAWGFSELEIDTAALELGKLALVRAVGVFGDGTVFDMPAVDPLPEPLELPSTARDVAVVLALPLRRPGAREADVEVFEPLVRHRAFEEDVPDSNTGGERTALLQLGRLHARLMLAADAGDAWTTLGVTRVQERRADNLLVLAREQLPPLLDVAAHPTVHGWVGELRGLIHQRGEALAGRLTQGGTGGVAEVADFMLLQTVNRHEPVFDHLMHSASLHPSHFFECALALAGDLATFREGRRAAQFPPYVHDDLQACFRPLMDDLRRSLSMVLEQSAIRIELHDRKHGVRVALISDVELQRNATFVLAVQSQMPGEALRARFPTQVKIGPVERIRDLVNLHLPGVTLTPLPVAPRQIPFHSGASYFELETRHSDLWRQLEQSGGMAMHIAGDFPGLDLAFWAIRG, encoded by the coding sequence TTGAGCTGGCGATCCAAAGTGGTCTGGAGTGAGGGGATGCTGCTGCAACCCCAGCACCTGCAGCAAAGCGAACGCAACGCCGATCATGTTCGCCACGTGGCCATGCGCGCCACCGTGGCATGGGCCTGGGGTTTCAGCGAACTCGAGATCGACACCGCCGCCCTCGAACTGGGCAAGCTGGCGCTGGTGCGGGCCGTGGGCGTGTTTGGCGACGGCACGGTGTTCGACATGCCGGCGGTCGACCCCTTGCCCGAGCCACTGGAGCTGCCCTCCACGGCGCGCGATGTGGCGGTCGTCCTGGCGCTGCCGCTGCGCCGGCCGGGCGCGCGCGAGGCCGACGTCGAGGTTTTCGAGCCCCTGGTGCGCCATCGCGCGTTCGAGGAGGACGTGCCCGATTCCAACACCGGAGGCGAACGCACGGCCCTGCTGCAGCTCGGGCGCCTGCACGCACGGCTCATGCTGGCGGCCGACGCGGGCGATGCCTGGACCACGCTGGGCGTGACCCGCGTGCAGGAGCGGCGCGCCGACAACCTGCTGGTGCTGGCGCGCGAACAGCTCCCGCCGCTGCTGGACGTGGCGGCCCATCCGACGGTCCACGGCTGGGTGGGCGAGCTGCGCGGCCTGATCCACCAGCGGGGCGAGGCCCTGGCCGGGCGCCTGACGCAGGGCGGCACGGGCGGCGTGGCCGAGGTGGCCGACTTCATGCTGCTGCAGACGGTTAACCGGCACGAGCCGGTGTTCGACCACCTGATGCACAGCGCCAGCCTGCATCCAAGCCACTTCTTCGAATGCGCCCTGGCGCTGGCCGGTGACCTGGCGACGTTTCGCGAGGGGCGGCGGGCGGCGCAGTTTCCGCCCTACGTGCACGACGACCTGCAGGCCTGCTTTCGGCCCCTGATGGACGATCTGCGACGCAGCCTGTCGATGGTGCTGGAGCAGTCGGCCATCCGCATCGAACTGCACGACCGCAAGCACGGCGTGCGCGTGGCCCTGATCTCCGACGTGGAGCTGCAGCGCAACGCCACCTTCGTGCTGGCGGTGCAGTCGCAGATGCCCGGCGAGGCGCTGCGGGCGCGCTTTCCCACCCAAGTCAAGATCGGCCCGGTCGAGCGCATCCGCGATTTGGTCAACCTGCACCTGCCGGGCGTGACCCTGACGCCGCTGCCCGTCGCGCCGCGCCAAATCCCGTTTCACAGCGGCGCCAGCTACTTCGAGCTGGAGACGCGCCACAGCGACCTGTGGCGCCAGCTCGAGCAGTCGGGCGGCATGGCCATGCACATCGCGGGCGATTTCCCCGGCCTGGATCTGGCGTTCTGGGCCATCCGAGGCTGA